A genomic window from Pseudogulbenkiania sp. MAI-1 includes:
- the fmt gene encoding methionyl-tRNA formyltransferase has translation MKLIFAGTPEFAAAALQALLDAGHDIPLVLTQPDRPAGRGMKLKPSSVKALALQHGLRVEQPLTLKTPEAQALIAEVGAEVMVVAAYGLLLPQAVLDLPAKGCLNIHASLLPRWRGAAPIQRALLAGDKETGITIMQMDVGLDTGAMLSVHPLPIAADETAATLHDKLAEAGARAIVGTLARLDSISPVAQPEQGVTYAQKLSKAEAEIDWSRPAGEIARAIRAYNPVPGAFTRLDGEPLKLWLAEAEEGDGEPGTVLSADAGGVRVAAGGGVVRLTQLQAAGGKRLAARDFVAGRPELAGTRLGA, from the coding sequence ATGAAACTGATTTTTGCCGGCACCCCGGAGTTTGCCGCAGCCGCCTTGCAGGCGCTGCTTGACGCCGGGCACGACATCCCGCTGGTGCTGACCCAGCCCGACCGCCCCGCCGGGCGCGGCATGAAACTCAAGCCCAGCTCGGTGAAGGCGCTGGCGCTGCAGCACGGCCTGCGCGTCGAGCAGCCGCTGACGCTGAAGACGCCGGAAGCGCAGGCGCTGATCGCCGAGGTCGGCGCCGAGGTGATGGTGGTGGCCGCCTACGGCCTGCTGCTGCCGCAGGCGGTGCTCGACCTGCCGGCGAAAGGCTGCCTCAACATCCACGCCTCGCTGCTGCCGCGCTGGCGCGGCGCGGCGCCGATCCAGCGCGCGCTGCTGGCGGGTGACAAGGAGACCGGCATCACCATCATGCAGATGGACGTCGGCCTCGACACCGGCGCCATGCTGTCGGTGCATCCGCTGCCGATCGCCGCGGACGAAACCGCCGCCACGCTGCACGACAAGCTGGCCGAGGCCGGCGCCCGCGCCATCGTCGGCACCCTGGCGCGGCTCGATAGCATCAGCCCGGTGGCGCAGCCGGAACAGGGCGTGACCTACGCCCAGAAGCTCAGCAAAGCCGAGGCCGAGATCGACTGGAGCCGGCCGGCGGGCGAGATTGCCCGCGCCATCCGCGCCTACAACCCGGTGCCCGGCGCCTTCACCCGCCTCGACGGCGAGCCGCTCAAGCTGTGGCTGGCCGAGGCCGAGGAGGGTGATGGCGAGCCCGGCACGGTGCTGTCGGCCGATGCCGGCGGCGTGCGCGTGGCGGCCGGCGGCGGCGTGGTGCGGCTCACCCAGCTGCAGGCGGCGGGCGGCAAGCGCCTGGCGGCGCGCGATTTCGTTGCCGGCCGTCCTGAATTGGCGGGAACCCGGCTGGGGGCTTGA
- the topA gene encoding type I DNA topoisomerase, whose protein sequence is MPSSLLIVESPSKAKTLKKYLGQDFEVLASYGHVRDLVPKSGAVDPDKNFAMKYQLIPRNAKHVDAITQAVAAAEHIYLATDPDREGEAISWHLVQILNNKKLLKGKNAQRVVFHEITKNAVLDAIANPRDISQELVDAQQARRALDYLVGFNLSPMLWKKIRRGLSAGRVQSPALRLICERENEIRAFTEQEYWSIHLDSHKGRQKFGAKLFELSGKKLEQFDIPSEAVQADTLARLTGHPATVTAIDKKKKTRNPAAPFTTSTLQQEAVRKLGMTTDRTMRTAQQLYEGVDIGQGTVGLITYMRTDAVVLSNEALTEIRGYIEQQFEPAFLPKTPVTFKNKSKNAQEAHEAIRPTSIERTPAAMKPFLTTDQFKLYEMIWKRTLACQMAPAKFDTTSVDIAVGEGVFRASGQVQTFAGFLAVYEEDVDDAEDEDNAKLPALEVGDVLPVDKLYGEQHFTQPPPRFSEASLVKALEEFGIGRPSTYASIISTLKDREYVVLDKKRFLPTDTGEIVNKFLTEHFSQYVDYNFTAKLEDQLDEIANGRREWVPVMETFWKGLAKQLSEKESLSRAEVTTESLDEACPKCSKPLQIKFGKRGRFIACTGYPDCDYTRDIGETAESAAAAAEEPTVIEGRNCPECGGALHIKKGRYGKFIGCANYPKCKHIEPLEKPRDTGVTCPECKTGSLIERKSRYGKLFYSCNTYPKCKYATWNPPVAEPCPKCHWPILTIKTTKRRGTEKVCPQKECGYSEVIAPPEGKEA, encoded by the coding sequence ATGCCCTCGAGCCTATTGATCGTTGAGTCGCCGTCCAAGGCCAAAACGCTGAAAAAATACCTGGGTCAGGACTTCGAAGTCCTCGCCTCCTACGGCCACGTCCGCGACCTGGTGCCGAAAAGCGGCGCGGTCGACCCGGACAAGAACTTCGCGATGAAGTACCAGCTGATCCCGCGCAACGCCAAGCACGTCGACGCCATCACCCAGGCGGTGGCCGCCGCCGAGCACATCTACCTGGCGACTGACCCGGACCGCGAAGGCGAGGCCATCTCCTGGCACCTGGTGCAGATCCTCAACAACAAGAAGCTGTTGAAGGGCAAGAACGCACAGCGCGTGGTGTTCCACGAGATCACCAAGAACGCGGTGCTCGACGCCATCGCCAACCCGCGCGACATCTCGCAGGAGCTGGTCGACGCCCAGCAGGCGCGCCGCGCCCTCGACTACCTGGTCGGCTTCAACCTGTCGCCGATGCTGTGGAAGAAGATCCGCCGCGGGCTGTCCGCCGGCCGCGTGCAAAGCCCGGCGCTGCGCCTGATCTGCGAGCGCGAGAACGAGATCCGCGCCTTCACCGAACAGGAATACTGGTCGATCCACCTCGACAGCCACAAGGGCCGGCAGAAGTTCGGCGCCAAGCTGTTCGAGCTCTCCGGCAAGAAGCTGGAGCAGTTCGACATCCCGAGCGAGGCGGTGCAGGCCGACACGCTGGCCAGGCTGACGGGACACCCCGCCACCGTCACCGCCATCGACAAGAAGAAGAAGACCCGCAACCCGGCCGCACCCTTCACCACCTCGACGCTGCAGCAGGAGGCGGTGCGCAAGCTCGGCATGACCACCGACCGCACCATGCGCACGGCGCAGCAGCTGTACGAGGGCGTCGACATCGGCCAGGGCACGGTCGGCCTGATCACCTACATGCGTACCGACGCGGTGGTGCTGTCCAACGAGGCGCTGACCGAGATCCGCGGCTACATCGAGCAGCAGTTCGAACCGGCCTTCCTGCCCAAGACGCCGGTGACCTTCAAGAACAAGTCGAAGAACGCCCAGGAGGCGCACGAGGCGATCCGCCCGACTTCGATCGAACGCACTCCGGCGGCGATGAAGCCGTTCCTGACCACCGACCAGTTCAAGCTCTACGAGATGATCTGGAAGCGCACGCTGGCCTGCCAGATGGCGCCGGCCAAGTTCGACACCACCAGCGTCGACATCGCCGTCGGTGAAGGCGTGTTCCGCGCCTCCGGCCAGGTGCAGACCTTCGCCGGCTTCCTCGCGGTGTACGAGGAGGACGTCGACGACGCCGAGGACGAGGACAACGCCAAGCTGCCGGCGCTGGAAGTGGGCGACGTGCTGCCGGTCGACAAGCTCTACGGCGAGCAGCACTTCACCCAGCCGCCGCCGCGCTTCTCCGAGGCGAGCCTGGTCAAGGCGCTGGAGGAGTTCGGCATCGGCCGCCCGTCCACCTACGCCAGCATCATCTCGACGCTGAAGGACCGCGAGTACGTGGTGCTGGACAAGAAGCGCTTCCTGCCCACCGACACCGGCGAGATCGTCAACAAGTTCCTCACCGAGCACTTCAGCCAGTACGTCGACTACAACTTCACCGCCAAGCTGGAAGACCAGCTCGACGAGATCGCCAACGGCCGCCGCGAGTGGGTGCCGGTGATGGAGACGTTCTGGAAGGGCCTGGCCAAGCAGCTAAGCGAGAAGGAAAGCCTGTCGCGCGCCGAGGTCACCACCGAGAGCCTGGACGAGGCCTGCCCGAAGTGCAGCAAGCCGCTGCAGATCAAGTTCGGCAAGCGCGGCCGCTTCATCGCCTGCACCGGCTACCCCGACTGCGACTATACCCGCGACATCGGCGAGACCGCCGAGAGCGCGGCGGCGGCGGCCGAAGAGCCGACGGTGATCGAGGGGCGCAACTGCCCGGAGTGCGGCGGCGCGCTGCACATCAAGAAGGGTCGCTACGGCAAGTTCATCGGCTGCGCCAACTACCCCAAGTGCAAGCACATCGAGCCCCTGGAGAAACCGCGCGACACCGGCGTGACCTGCCCGGAGTGCAAGACCGGCAGCCTGATCGAGCGCAAGAGCCGCTACGGCAAGCTGTTCTACAGCTGCAATACCTACCCCAAGTGCAAGTACGCCACCTGGAACCCGCCGGTCGCCGAACCCTGCCCCAAGTGCCACTGGCCGATCCTGACCATCAAGACCACCAAGCGGCGCGGCACCGAGAAGGTCTGCCCGCAGAAGGAGTGCGGCTACAGCGAGGTGATCGCCCCGCCGGAAGGCAAGGAAGCCTGA
- the def gene encoding peptide deformylase has translation MALLTILHYPDERLHKVAKPVGAVDERIRQLIDDMAETMYECNGIGLAATQVNVHERVLVIDISEDKSGVTAFVNPEILERRGDTVYEEGCLSVPGIYDKVHRSEWVRVRALDRNGEPFEIETDGLLAICIQHEIDHLNGKVFVEYLSQLKQSRIKAKLKKREKHTL, from the coding sequence ATGGCGCTGTTAACTATTCTGCATTACCCGGACGAGCGCCTGCACAAGGTTGCCAAGCCGGTCGGCGCGGTGGACGAGCGCATCCGCCAACTGATCGACGACATGGCCGAGACCATGTACGAATGCAACGGCATCGGCCTGGCGGCCACTCAGGTCAACGTGCATGAACGCGTACTGGTGATCGACATCAGCGAAGACAAGTCCGGCGTGACCGCCTTCGTCAATCCGGAAATCCTCGAGCGCCGCGGCGACACCGTGTACGAGGAAGGCTGCCTGTCGGTGCCCGGCATCTACGACAAGGTGCACCGCTCCGAGTGGGTGCGGGTGCGCGCGCTGGACCGCAACGGCGAGCCGTTCGAGATCGAGACCGACGGCCTGTTGGCGATCTGCATCCAGCACGAGATCGACCATCTGAACGGCAAGGTGTTCGTCGAATACCTGTCCCAGCTCAAGCAGAGCCGCATCAAGGCCAAGCTGAAGAAGCGCGAGAAGCACACGCTGTAA
- a CDS encoding diacylglycerol kinase, which produces MKLQESPFKGKTGITRLINAFGYSLDGLKAAFRHEDAFRMLLLLAAILIPLAFVIEASALERALLVASSLATLIIELLNSAVEAAVDHTSLEHHPLAKRAKDMGSAAQLIGLVNLAVVWGLILFG; this is translated from the coding sequence ATGAAGCTGCAGGAAAGCCCGTTCAAGGGCAAGACCGGGATCACCCGGCTGATCAACGCCTTCGGGTACTCGCTGGACGGCCTCAAGGCCGCCTTCCGCCACGAGGATGCGTTCCGCATGCTGCTGCTGCTGGCCGCCATCCTCATCCCGCTGGCCTTCGTCATCGAGGCCTCGGCACTGGAGCGCGCGCTGCTGGTGGCAAGCTCGCTCGCCACGCTGATCATCGAACTGCTCAATTCCGCCGTCGAGGCGGCGGTCGACCACACCTCGCTGGAACACCACCCGCTGGCCAAGCGTGCCAAGGATATGGGCAGCGCGGCGCAGCTGATCGGTCTCGTCAACCTGGCCGTGGTGTGGGGGCTAATATTGTTCGGTTGA
- a CDS encoding LysM peptidoglycan-binding domain-containing protein, with product MRKSIISLVLALGLTAPAFSDTLTLRPDAPARYVVVKGDTLWDISGRYLKKPWNWPRLWQMNRDEVKNPHLIYPGDVLVLTWVNGQPRLSLERGRREVKLSPRVRLEDQDRGLPSIPAKAIEPFLSRPLVVDLDSFARAPRLVAGSDEHVAMSSGDRAYAMGLDDGGSWQSYRPNKPLRDPDSGETLGYEVTYGGDLSVEKMGDGVQSLRVRKVAEEILVGDRLVKAPRDYFVNYVPHPPETTVQGKIISTLNGVAGAAQYYNVAINLGQRDGMENGHVLDILKNGSLVKVTTPADKQQAVLLPTEKAGTLFVYRVFDRVAYGLVMESAVPIGVGDVVRTPGEE from the coding sequence ATGCGCAAAAGCATTATATCGCTAGTCTTGGCGCTAGGCCTTACGGCGCCGGCCTTTTCCGACACGCTGACGCTGCGCCCCGACGCCCCGGCACGCTACGTGGTGGTCAAGGGCGACACGCTGTGGGACATTTCCGGCCGCTACCTGAAAAAGCCGTGGAACTGGCCGCGCCTGTGGCAGATGAACCGCGACGAGGTGAAGAATCCCCACCTGATCTATCCCGGCGACGTGCTGGTGCTGACCTGGGTCAACGGCCAGCCGCGCCTCAGCCTCGAACGCGGCCGGCGCGAGGTCAAGCTGTCGCCGCGCGTGCGCCTCGAGGACCAAGACCGCGGCCTGCCCAGCATCCCGGCCAAGGCCATCGAGCCCTTCCTGTCGCGCCCGCTGGTGGTCGACCTCGACAGCTTCGCGCGCGCGCCGCGCCTAGTCGCCGGCAGCGACGAACACGTGGCGATGAGCAGCGGCGACCGCGCCTACGCCATGGGACTGGACGACGGCGGCAGCTGGCAGTCCTATCGCCCCAACAAGCCGCTGCGCGACCCGGATAGCGGCGAGACGCTGGGCTACGAGGTGACCTACGGCGGCGATTTGTCGGTCGAGAAAATGGGCGACGGCGTGCAGTCGCTGCGGGTGCGCAAGGTGGCCGAGGAAATCCTGGTCGGCGACCGCCTGGTCAAGGCGCCGCGCGACTATTTCGTCAACTACGTGCCGCATCCGCCCGAAACCACGGTGCAGGGCAAGATCATCTCGACCCTGAACGGCGTGGCCGGCGCCGCCCAGTACTACAACGTGGCGATCAACCTGGGGCAGCGCGACGGCATGGAGAACGGCCACGTGCTCGACATCCTCAAGAACGGCAGCCTGGTCAAGGTCACCACGCCGGCCGACAAGCAGCAGGCCGTGCTGCTGCCGACCGAGAAGGCCGGCACGCTGTTCGTCTACCGCGTGTTCGACCGCGTGGCGTACGGCCTGGTGATGGAGAGCGCGGTGCCGATCGGCGTGGGCGACGTGGTGCGCACGCCGGGCGAGGAATGA
- a CDS encoding DUF4390 domain-containing protein: MTASITRCLRSASLLFWLIACAVLPAWAESISATRSEAELLDGQLAISTRFDIKLTPGLSDALMQGVALPFRLEFELTRPRSTAYLLDVKEWFEPHASLHYKIAYQSLTSRYRVTIGSLSRYYATQAEALRALGAIHGWRVLEPGALDGLSADRVKGRVRLVLDIGQLPKPFQLNALGSTDWSLASDWVDLNVKDAG; encoded by the coding sequence ATGACGGCTTCTATTACGCGCTGCTTGCGAAGCGCTAGCCTGCTTTTCTGGCTGATCGCCTGTGCCGTGCTGCCGGCATGGGCCGAGTCCATTTCCGCCACCCGCTCCGAGGCCGAGCTGCTCGATGGTCAACTGGCCATCAGCACCCGCTTCGACATCAAGCTCACCCCCGGCCTCAGCGACGCGCTGATGCAGGGGGTGGCGCTGCCGTTCCGGCTGGAGTTCGAGCTGACCCGGCCGCGCAGCACCGCCTACCTGCTCGACGTCAAGGAATGGTTCGAGCCGCACGCCAGCCTGCACTACAAGATTGCCTACCAGTCGCTGACCAGCCGCTACCGCGTCACCATCGGCAGCCTGTCGCGCTATTACGCGACGCAGGCCGAGGCGCTGCGCGCCCTGGGCGCGATCCACGGCTGGCGCGTGCTGGAACCGGGCGCGCTGGACGGCCTGTCGGCCGACAGGGTCAAGGGGCGGGTGCGGCTGGTGCTCGACATCGGCCAGCTGCCCAAGCCGTTCCAGCTCAACGCGCTGGGCAGCACCGACTGGTCGCTGGCGTCGGACTGGGTGGACCTGAACGTGAAGGATGCCGGCTGA
- a CDS encoding DUF494 family protein — MFDVLAYLFEEYQDPEACNDREGVMRTLAAAGFEDADINDALDWLDILCNINEGAFAAMDESYGLRVYSDSEQKRLPTEVRGLLQFLEHHGALSPAQREMVIDRLLAMPDDEVNVASAKLVTLMVLWVQKAELPILLGEELLDVVNGEPTMQ; from the coding sequence ATGTTTGACGTTCTTGCTTATCTGTTTGAAGAATACCAGGACCCCGAAGCCTGCAACGACCGCGAAGGCGTGATGCGCACGCTCGCCGCCGCCGGCTTCGAGGATGCCGACATCAACGACGCCCTCGACTGGCTGGACATCCTCTGCAACATCAACGAGGGCGCCTTCGCCGCGATGGACGAGTCGTACGGCCTGCGCGTCTACAGCGACAGCGAACAGAAGCGCCTGCCGACCGAGGTGCGCGGTCTGCTGCAGTTCCTGGAGCACCACGGCGCGCTCTCCCCGGCGCAGCGCGAAATGGTGATCGACCGCCTGCTGGCGATGCCCGACGACGAAGTCAACGTCGCCTCGGCCAAGCTGGTCACGCTGATGGTGCTGTGGGTGCAGAAGGCCGAGCTGCCGATTCTGCTCGGCGAAGAGCTGCTCGACGTGGTGAACGGCGAGCCGACCATGCAGTGA
- the dprA gene encoding DNA-processing protein DprA, translating to MSAERADWALLALTPGIGPVGVLRLIETFGSAAAAASANLSQLQCCLGDDAARALAGRVAAADVEAALAWAEAPGCFLLTLADHDYPTPLAEAGHAPPLLFGRGRRELLTRPMLAMVGGRQATPQGRQIAEEFARGLAGAGYTIVSGLASGIDGAAHRGALGTEASTIAVIGTGIDRVYPASHRQLAHQLAEGGLILSEFPLGMAPLAHNFPRRNRIIAGLSRGCLVVEANVNSGSLITARLAAEAGREVLAIPGSIHNPQARGCHRLIKDGARLVETVDDVLDEVGRPAPFIPPTAPAETADDTSATGQDDPPLLAQLGYDTVDVDSLAARLELTAGEVYAMLLELELEGRVASLPGGRFQRLS from the coding sequence ATGAGCGCCGAGCGCGCCGACTGGGCGCTGTTGGCTCTGACGCCGGGCATCGGGCCGGTCGGCGTGCTGCGCCTGATCGAGACCTTCGGCAGTGCCGCCGCGGCGGCCTCGGCCAATCTGTCGCAGCTGCAGTGCTGCCTCGGCGACGACGCGGCGCGCGCGCTGGCCGGCCGCGTGGCGGCGGCCGACGTGGAAGCGGCGCTGGCCTGGGCCGAGGCGCCCGGCTGTTTCCTGCTGACGCTGGCCGATCACGACTACCCCACCCCGCTGGCCGAGGCCGGTCACGCCCCGCCGCTGTTGTTCGGCCGAGGCCGGCGCGAGCTCTTGACGCGGCCGATGCTGGCCATGGTCGGCGGCCGCCAGGCCACGCCGCAGGGGCGGCAGATCGCCGAAGAGTTCGCGCGCGGCCTGGCCGGCGCCGGCTACACCATCGTCAGCGGGCTGGCCAGCGGCATCGACGGCGCCGCCCACCGTGGCGCGCTGGGCACGGAGGCCTCGACCATCGCCGTGATCGGCACCGGCATCGACCGCGTCTACCCGGCCAGCCACCGCCAGCTGGCCCACCAGCTGGCCGAGGGCGGCCTGATCCTGTCGGAATTCCCGCTCGGCATGGCCCCGCTGGCGCACAACTTCCCGCGCCGCAACCGCATCATCGCCGGCTTGAGCCGCGGCTGCCTGGTGGTGGAGGCCAACGTCAACTCCGGCTCGCTGATCACCGCCCGCCTCGCCGCCGAGGCCGGGCGCGAGGTGCTGGCCATCCCCGGCTCGATCCACAATCCGCAGGCGCGCGGCTGCCACCGCCTGATCAAGGACGGTGCCAGGCTGGTGGAGACGGTGGACGACGTGCTGGACGAAGTCGGCCGCCCTGCCCCTTTCATTCCACCGACAGCGCCTGCCGAAACGGCGGACGACACCTCGGCGACAGGGCAGGACGACCCGCCGCTGCTCGCGCAGCTGGGCTACGACACGGTCGACGTGGACAGTCTGGCGGCCCGGCTCGAGTTGACGGCGGGGGAGGTTTACGCGATGCTTCTCGAGCTGGAACTGGAAGGCCGGGTGGCAAGCCTGCCGGGTGGCCGTTTCCAGCGTCTGTCCTGA
- the rsmB gene encoding 16S rRNA (cytosine(967)-C(5))-methyltransferase RsmB has product MHRIQQLAAGLLEKVEGGRTLTEALADAQRQAPDLTPAERGALQDIGYGVLRHLAEWRCVLRRLLPKPLPEPQLERVLLVALHQLEYTRAAQYAVVNEAVTLAGRLARGRFKGLVNAVLRNYLRRRDELQAAVAADDEARYNHPRWWIKALQRHYPQDWQAILEMDNRHPPMTLRVNRRHGEAAAYLQRLREAGIEAEALGDEAIRLARPVGVRELPGFADGDVSVQDQGAQQAAHRLDLRDGLRVLDACAAPGGKTCHMLELADLDVTALDVDETRLGRVADNLARLKLSARLVAADASDTATWWDGVPFDRILADVPCSASGVVRRHPDIKWLRRPGDFAELARQQSALVDALWPLLASGGKMLYATCSIFPEENREQLAAFLARHADAVCLDDQQLLPSEQHDGFYYALLAKR; this is encoded by the coding sequence ATGCATCGAATCCAGCAACTGGCCGCCGGCCTGCTCGAAAAAGTGGAAGGGGGCCGCACCCTGACCGAAGCGTTGGCTGACGCGCAGCGCCAGGCGCCCGACCTCACCCCGGCCGAGCGCGGCGCGCTGCAGGACATCGGCTACGGCGTGCTGCGCCATCTGGCCGAGTGGCGCTGCGTGCTGCGCCGGCTGCTGCCCAAGCCGCTGCCCGAGCCGCAGCTCGAGCGCGTGCTGTTGGTCGCGCTGCACCAGCTGGAATACACCCGTGCCGCCCAGTACGCCGTGGTCAACGAGGCGGTGACGCTGGCCGGCCGGTTGGCGCGCGGACGTTTCAAGGGGCTGGTCAACGCCGTGCTGCGCAACTACCTGCGCCGGCGCGACGAGCTCCAGGCCGCCGTGGCGGCCGACGACGAGGCCCGTTACAACCACCCGCGCTGGTGGATCAAGGCGCTGCAGCGCCACTACCCGCAGGACTGGCAAGCCATCCTCGAGATGGACAACCGCCACCCGCCGATGACCCTGCGCGTCAACCGCCGCCACGGGGAAGCGGCGGCCTACCTGCAGCGGCTGCGTGAGGCCGGCATCGAGGCGGAAGCGCTGGGCGACGAGGCCATCCGGCTCGCCCGCCCGGTCGGCGTGCGCGAGCTGCCCGGTTTCGCCGACGGCGATGTCTCGGTGCAGGACCAGGGCGCGCAGCAGGCGGCACACCGGCTCGACCTCCGCGACGGCCTGCGCGTGCTGGACGCCTGCGCCGCGCCGGGCGGCAAGACCTGTCACATGCTGGAGCTCGCCGATCTCGACGTCACCGCGCTCGACGTCGACGAAACGCGGCTGGGTCGGGTCGCGGACAATCTCGCTCGTCTCAAGCTGTCGGCCCGCCTTGTCGCGGCCGATGCGAGCGACACCGCGACGTGGTGGGACGGCGTGCCGTTCGACCGCATCCTGGCCGACGTGCCGTGCTCCGCCAGCGGCGTGGTGCGGCGCCATCCGGACATCAAGTGGCTGCGCCGCCCGGGCGATTTCGCCGAGCTCGCGCGGCAGCAATCGGCCCTGGTCGACGCGCTCTGGCCGCTGCTCGCCAGCGGCGGCAAAATGCTATACGCTACCTGCTCGATTTTTCCCGAGGAGAACCGCGAACAGCTCGCGGCCTTCCTCGCGCGACATGCGGATGCGGTATGCCTCGACGACCAACAACTGCTCCCCAGCGAGCAACATGACGGCTTCTATTACGCGCTGCTTGCGAAGCGCTAG
- the htpX gene encoding zinc metalloprotease HtpX, with the protein MTFNWFKTTLLMAAIVALFGVIGAMIGGKSGMLLALLFGGAMNVFAYWNSDKMVLRMYNAQEVDARSAPELYGMVAELAGRAGLPMPRVYVIHEDQPNAFATGRDPEHAAVAATTGIMRLLDYRELRGVMAHELAHVRHRDTLISTISATMAGAISALANFAMFFGGRDEEGRAVNPIAGILVAILAPLAASLIQMAISRAREFEADRGGAEISGDPLALASALRKIEYYAQGLPMYAAEAHPETAQMMIINPLSGGGVDSLFRTHPRTEERIARLNEMARGGV; encoded by the coding sequence ATGACATTCAACTGGTTCAAGACGACGTTGCTGATGGCCGCCATCGTGGCGCTGTTCGGCGTCATCGGGGCCATGATCGGCGGCAAGAGCGGCATGCTGCTGGCGCTGCTGTTCGGCGGCGCGATGAACGTCTTCGCCTACTGGAACTCGGACAAGATGGTGTTGCGCATGTACAACGCGCAGGAAGTCGATGCCCGCAGCGCCCCCGAGCTGTACGGCATGGTGGCCGAGCTCGCCGGCCGCGCCGGACTGCCGATGCCGCGCGTCTACGTGATCCACGAGGACCAGCCCAACGCCTTCGCCACCGGGCGCGACCCCGAGCACGCCGCGGTGGCGGCCACCACCGGCATCATGCGCCTGCTGGACTACCGCGAACTGCGTGGCGTGATGGCGCACGAGCTGGCGCACGTGCGGCACCGCGACACGCTGATCTCCACCATCTCGGCCACCATGGCCGGCGCCATCTCGGCGCTCGCCAACTTCGCCATGTTCTTCGGCGGGCGCGACGAAGAGGGCCGGGCGGTCAACCCGATCGCCGGCATCCTGGTGGCGATCCTGGCGCCCCTGGCGGCCAGCCTGATCCAGATGGCGATCTCGCGCGCGCGCGAATTCGAGGCCGACCGCGGCGGCGCCGAGATCTCCGGCGACCCGCTGGCGCTCGCCTCGGCGCTGCGCAAGATCGAGTACTACGCGCAGGGGCTGCCGATGTACGCCGCCGAAGCCCATCCGGAAACCGCGCAGATGATGATCATCAACCCGCTGTCCGGCGGCGGGGTGGACTCGCTGTTCCGCACCCACCCGCGCACCGAAGAGCGCATCGCGCGCCTCAACGAGATGGCGCGCGGCGGCGTCTAG